The Prosthecobacter dejongeii genome contains a region encoding:
- a CDS encoding LamG domain-containing protein, translating into MRPSFFLCLASAWLPLSTFAQDLSALRSALTFHASFDQDLQADFSKGDKLSYVKKGKEMVAAVPNEEAKIAPGEGKFGNSLWFPKKGLTRPQYKDAGVLGYNGQSWSSTVSVWLRLDPDKDLEPGYCDPVQIVGDDGKKGFIFLEWSKDETPRYFRYAIRPLFEIWNPTNIQWADIPFDKRPMVQVERARAPFSREAWTHVVFTVENINDKTRKPAGRLYMNGELKGSIENWDLTFAWDPAQVWLVLGAAYVGHMDDLAVFNRALTEAEVRQLGSLKTGVRELHASGHK; encoded by the coding sequence ATGAGACCTTCCTTCTTCCTCTGCCTGGCCAGTGCTTGGCTGCCATTGAGCACCTTTGCTCAGGACCTCAGTGCCTTGCGCTCGGCCCTGACTTTTCATGCGTCGTTTGATCAGGATCTCCAGGCCGACTTCTCCAAGGGAGACAAACTCAGCTACGTGAAAAAGGGTAAGGAAATGGTAGCGGCGGTGCCGAATGAGGAGGCGAAGATCGCGCCCGGAGAGGGCAAGTTTGGTAACTCGCTGTGGTTCCCTAAAAAGGGACTGACAAGGCCTCAATACAAAGACGCAGGCGTGCTGGGTTACAATGGCCAAAGCTGGAGCAGCACGGTCTCCGTGTGGTTACGGCTGGATCCGGATAAAGACCTGGAGCCCGGTTATTGCGATCCCGTGCAGATTGTGGGAGACGATGGTAAAAAGGGCTTCATTTTTCTGGAGTGGTCGAAGGATGAAACCCCGCGCTATTTCCGCTACGCCATCCGACCCTTGTTTGAGATCTGGAACCCCACGAACATTCAGTGGGCAGACATCCCTTTCGATAAACGCCCCATGGTGCAGGTGGAGCGGGCACGCGCACCGTTTTCCCGCGAGGCCTGGACCCATGTGGTCTTCACAGTGGAAAACATCAATGACAAGACTCGCAAGCCCGCTGGACGCCTTTACATGAATGGCGAGCTGAAGGGCAGCATTGAAAACTGGGACCTCACCTTTGCTTGGGACCCTGCCCAAGTCTGGCTGGTGCTGGGGGCCGCCTACGTGGGCCACATGGATGACCTGGCGGTCTTTAACCGGGCCCTGACGGAGGCCGAGGTCAGACAACTGGGCAGCCTGAAAACGGGTGTGCGGGAACTGCATGCGTCTGGTCACAAGTGA
- a CDS encoding alpha/beta fold hydrolase has protein sequence MKPTQRDIVVLIHGLGRSPRSLLALRFWLWRAGYRVISVSYPSRRVTVQKAVDQWLKPVLAKLRLTKGTRVHFVTHSLGGILFRAWAENRDPSFPLGRTVMLGPPNQGSEVLAQLGESPWLRRLLGPVIHELGVDETSTPRRLGAVPPGTGIIMGNKPVITLFRDLLGPESDGIVTVAGGWVAGQADFMVTQADHTFMMWRPRVLRAVERFLKEGAFISHTEWAMADNLSPASS, from the coding sequence ATGAAACCTACCCAGCGCGACATCGTGGTTTTGATCCACGGGCTCGGGCGTTCGCCTCGCAGTCTGCTGGCGTTGCGTTTCTGGTTATGGCGGGCGGGTTACAGGGTCATCAGCGTGAGCTACCCCTCCCGTCGTGTCACAGTGCAGAAAGCCGTGGATCAATGGTTAAAACCTGTTTTAGCTAAACTGCGACTGACCAAGGGCACGCGCGTTCATTTTGTCACGCACTCTCTGGGCGGTATCCTGTTCCGGGCCTGGGCAGAGAACCGAGACCCGTCCTTCCCTCTCGGCCGCACCGTGATGTTAGGCCCGCCGAATCAAGGCAGCGAGGTGCTTGCGCAACTGGGGGAGTCGCCCTGGTTGCGTCGTTTGTTAGGCCCCGTCATTCATGAGCTGGGGGTGGATGAAACAAGCACTCCGCGCAGGCTTGGGGCCGTGCCGCCCGGCACCGGCATCATCATGGGAAATAAGCCTGTGATTACCCTTTTCCGTGATCTCTTGGGCCCCGAGTCCGATGGCATCGTCACCGTCGCGGGGGGTTGGGTTGCAGGGCAGGCAGATTTCATGGTCACGCAGGCAGACCACACATTCATGATGTGGCGGCCCCGGGTGCTGCGGGCGGTGGAGCGTTTTTTGAAGGAGGGTGCCTTCATCTCCCACACGGAGTGGGCCATGGCTGACAACTTATCGCCCGCATCCTCC
- a CDS encoding L-fucose/L-arabinose isomerase family protein translates to MPNHRAIQLVASGDLRLSANQTCWPAQKAMEDALAKALKAEGYEVKRAHPYDAKKKHGFIASQREGIEVFRTVDPDAPIIVAEAVWQYSHHVLAGLSTHRGPILTVANWSGQWPGLVGLLNLNASLTKAGVTYSTLWSETFTDAYFKNGLREWLDTGAVTHDQSHVRDLSLLKLPQEDESLGRDFGRRFRNHKAILGVFDEGCMGMYNAIIPDNLFHATGCFKERLSQSSLYAAMQTVSDEDAVEAYAWLKKKGLQMQLGQDEATELTEAQILLQCKMYIAAVRMADEFGCDAIGIQYQQGLKDLTPASDLVEGMLNNTDRPPVRSADGKRVLFEGEALPHFNEVDECAGLDGLVTYRLWRELGFAPENTLHDLRWGQKYNKDYVWVLLISGAAPPAHFIGGWKGASTERQPAMYFRLGGGTMKGISKPGHIVWSRVFVMDGALHCDIGVAEVVKLPAEETERRWQETTPQWPIMHAVLKGVSRDQMMARHKSNHIQVVYTPNEKQAHRAARIKAAAMSELGIHVSLCGDVKLG, encoded by the coding sequence ATGCCCAACCATCGCGCCATCCAGCTCGTCGCCAGCGGCGACCTCCGACTTTCCGCCAACCAAACCTGCTGGCCTGCCCAGAAGGCCATGGAAGACGCTTTGGCCAAAGCTCTTAAAGCCGAAGGTTATGAGGTCAAACGTGCTCATCCATACGATGCCAAGAAAAAGCACGGCTTCATCGCCAGTCAGCGTGAGGGGATCGAGGTCTTTCGCACGGTGGACCCAGATGCGCCCATCATCGTGGCAGAGGCGGTGTGGCAATATTCGCATCACGTGCTCGCGGGGCTTAGCACGCATCGCGGCCCCATCTTGACCGTGGCGAACTGGAGCGGCCAGTGGCCCGGCCTCGTGGGCCTGCTGAATCTGAATGCGTCGCTGACCAAGGCCGGCGTGACCTACTCCACGCTCTGGAGCGAGACCTTCACCGATGCCTATTTTAAAAATGGCCTGCGTGAATGGCTCGATACGGGTGCCGTGACGCATGACCAGTCCCATGTGCGCGATCTTTCCCTGCTGAAGCTGCCGCAGGAGGATGAAAGTCTGGGCCGGGATTTCGGGCGTCGTTTCCGCAATCACAAGGCGATTCTCGGCGTCTTCGATGAAGGCTGCATGGGCATGTACAATGCCATTATCCCGGACAATCTTTTTCACGCCACCGGCTGCTTTAAAGAAAGACTCAGCCAGTCCAGTCTCTATGCAGCCATGCAGACCGTGAGCGATGAGGATGCGGTGGAAGCCTATGCCTGGCTGAAGAAGAAGGGATTGCAAATGCAGTTAGGCCAAGATGAAGCCACGGAGCTCACCGAGGCGCAGATCCTCCTCCAGTGTAAAATGTACATCGCCGCCGTCCGCATGGCGGATGAATTTGGCTGCGACGCCATCGGCATCCAATACCAGCAGGGGCTGAAGGATCTCACGCCAGCCAGCGACCTCGTGGAGGGCATGCTTAACAACACAGACCGCCCACCCGTGCGCAGTGCCGATGGCAAACGTGTGCTTTTTGAAGGAGAGGCCTTGCCGCACTTCAATGAAGTGGACGAATGCGCAGGACTGGATGGTCTGGTGACCTATCGGCTGTGGCGCGAGCTCGGCTTTGCCCCTGAAAACACCCTGCACGATCTCCGCTGGGGCCAGAAGTATAACAAAGATTATGTCTGGGTGCTCCTCATCAGCGGCGCGGCCCCTCCGGCCCACTTCATCGGCGGTTGGAAAGGGGCGAGCACGGAGCGCCAGCCGGCCATGTACTTCCGTCTCGGCGGCGGCACGATGAAGGGCATCAGCAAACCGGGCCACATCGTCTGGAGCCGCGTCTTCGTCATGGATGGCGCGCTGCATTGCGACATCGGTGTGGCCGAGGTGGTCAAACTTCCTGCCGAGGAAACCGAACGTCGTTGGCAGGAAACCACCCCCCAGTGGCCCATCATGCACGCCGTGCTGAAAGGCGTTTCGCGAGATCAGATGATGGCCCGCCACAAGTCCAACCACATCCAGGTCGTGTACACCCCCAATGAAAAGCAGGCGCATCGTGCTGCCCGCATCAAGGCCGCTGCCATGAGTGAACTGGGCATCCACGTGTCTCTGTGTGGCGATGTGAAACTGGGGTGA